The Heyndrickxia vini genome contains a region encoding:
- a CDS encoding S8 family peptidase, whose translation MTAWVLIIALIAGFIMPQNLHAETIPATSIDDAATLASGQSIDGTLEQPGVQWYKITPTQKDITEFSHIKLQLTSDQMVNVSVYSSKENAEQNYTFEQYNASTDMSPDAATINFPIAWKGPYYVKVEYFGNIDEDGEMALADNQDEEQPPVEGGFGPAKFTLSAKDVKLPPSKDLSSGMDCPVEFSTSGKLSGADMLKSIRLFRDGILAKTQEGRNLSSLYYKSAPFIVLKLAMNKSAREEVYKNLVSLQTLIYDLNAGNSSHVISEKEEAAINALYNLSTAAVPAKLKAEMESISKKVDLSNLKGKEVADVAKKAGIQLPTQVKDKYIVKLKPGKKLSSLQSKSRSLSSLDVKNNNQLFDNMYVMELNDDQFSGMSAQSKTKAMKATVSQIEKLPEVEFVEKVQTYKALSADVQSPYQWSLANTGANDDKNDGKKGADIANNKLQNLVKNRSLKDTLIAVVDTGVDYTLADLQGRVRTDIGKNFVDTSATPLDDNGHGTHVSGIIAASAGNGYSIEGINQKAKILPVKVLDASGSGDTESIAYGIKYAVDKGAKVINLSLGGKYSRTLEYALKYAADHNVAVVAASGNDGQYGISYPASSQYAISVGATNSWDLVSDYSNYGIGLDLVAPGTNIPSLYPDGNVTYMSGTSMAAPHVAAVAGLLLSNNAKLKVSDIRTILHDTAKNVAFEEKDNQGEDGSMIDLIGGGGMIDPDDEITLPQGADLVSGFGRLNAYSAVSKVDLHVKLSSIYDNQNKVTGTTVKGAKVEVKKGSAVIGKATAASNGTFSVKIPVQKSNQKLDVIVTDSKNVAQTTFKVFVKKGKAPAAPKVSAISNTSTYVTGTAQPEAKIVVKNAAKKIVAQGKADSKGKFKLKIKKQKAGIKLYVTSEDLAKRVSKATTLVVKDKIAPAAPKVNKVTTKSTAVKGKAEVGSIVTLKYKGKTIGTAKTSKKGNFTIKMKKKPAGATLYLNAKDKAGNTSKSVKIKVKKA comes from the coding sequence ATGACGGCTTGGGTACTTATCATTGCGTTAATTGCGGGATTTATTATGCCGCAAAACCTTCATGCCGAAACAATTCCAGCAACATCCATTGATGATGCAGCGACGCTTGCTAGTGGACAAAGTATCGATGGGACATTGGAGCAACCGGGTGTCCAATGGTACAAAATCACTCCAACACAAAAAGACATCACAGAATTCTCCCATATAAAATTACAATTAACGAGTGATCAAATGGTAAATGTTTCTGTGTACTCTAGTAAAGAAAATGCAGAACAAAATTACACATTTGAACAGTATAACGCAAGCACGGATATGTCTCCGGATGCTGCAACAATCAACTTTCCAATCGCTTGGAAAGGTCCATATTATGTGAAAGTTGAGTATTTTGGAAACATAGACGAGGATGGCGAAATGGCATTAGCCGACAATCAAGATGAGGAACAGCCGCCTGTTGAAGGTGGGTTTGGACCTGCTAAGTTTACTTTATCTGCGAAAGATGTGAAACTACCACCATCTAAAGACCTGTCTTCGGGTATGGATTGCCCCGTTGAATTCAGTACAAGTGGAAAACTAAGCGGCGCAGATATGTTAAAAAGTATTCGCCTTTTCCGTGATGGAATCTTAGCAAAAACACAAGAAGGAAGAAACCTCTCTTCTCTATACTATAAATCTGCACCATTCATCGTTTTAAAATTAGCAATGAATAAAAGTGCGAGGGAAGAAGTATACAAAAATCTAGTAAGCTTACAAACTCTTATTTATGACTTAAATGCAGGAAACAGTTCTCACGTAATTAGTGAGAAGGAAGAAGCTGCGATTAACGCATTGTACAATCTTTCTACAGCTGCCGTTCCAGCTAAATTAAAAGCGGAAATGGAAAGCATTTCAAAGAAAGTAGATCTTTCAAATCTTAAAGGAAAAGAAGTAGCCGACGTTGCAAAAAAAGCGGGTATTCAACTTCCTACACAAGTGAAAGACAAATATATCGTTAAATTAAAGCCAGGGAAAAAATTAAGCTCTCTACAATCAAAATCACGTTCTCTATCATCTCTTGATGTAAAGAATAATAACCAATTATTCGATAACATGTATGTTATGGAACTAAATGATGATCAATTTTCTGGCATGAGCGCTCAATCGAAAACGAAAGCAATGAAAGCAACGGTTTCACAAATCGAGAAGCTTCCGGAAGTGGAGTTCGTTGAAAAAGTTCAAACATATAAAGCATTATCAGCCGATGTTCAATCACCATACCAATGGTCTCTTGCCAACACCGGAGCAAATGACGATAAGAACGATGGCAAAAAGGGTGCAGATATTGCCAATAATAAACTGCAAAATTTAGTGAAGAATCGTAGTTTAAAAGATACACTAATCGCAGTTGTGGATACAGGCGTTGACTATACACTTGCTGACCTACAAGGCCGCGTTCGCACGGATATCGGTAAGAACTTTGTTGATACAAGTGCTACACCTTTAGATGATAATGGCCATGGTACACATGTATCGGGAATTATCGCTGCATCTGCAGGGAACGGCTATTCAATCGAAGGAATTAATCAAAAGGCAAAAATTTTACCAGTAAAAGTTCTTGATGCATCTGGATCAGGCGATACGGAATCCATTGCATACGGGATTAAATACGCAGTGGATAAAGGAGCGAAGGTAATCAACCTGAGCTTAGGCGGAAAATATAGCCGTACACTCGAATACGCGTTAAAATATGCAGCAGATCACAATGTAGCAGTCGTAGCAGCTAGTGGTAATGACGGTCAATACGGGATTTCTTATCCTGCATCATCACAATATGCAATTTCTGTTGGTGCAACAAATAGCTGGGACCTTGTTTCCGACTATTCGAACTACGGCATCGGTTTAGACTTAGTAGCACCTGGAACCAATATTCCAAGTCTCTATCCTGACGGAAATGTTACGTATATGAGCGGGACATCTATGGCAGCACCACATGTAGCAGCAGTTGCGGGATTACTTTTATCAAACAATGCTAAGCTAAAGGTTAGCGATATTCGCACGATTCTTCATGACACAGCAAAAAATGTAGCATTCGAAGAAAAGGATAACCAAGGTGAAGACGGTTCGATGATTGACCTTATCGGCGGCGGTGGAATGATTGACCCGGATGATGAGATTACGCTTCCGCAAGGTGCCGATCTTGTTTCAGGATTTGGCCGCTTAAATGCATACAGTGCAGTAAGTAAAGTAGATTTACATGTGAAGCTTTCATCTATCTATGACAACCAAAACAAGGTAACAGGCACAACCGTTAAAGGGGCAAAAGTTGAAGTTAAAAAAGGTTCCGCAGTCATTGGGAAAGCAACAGCTGCATCGAATGGAACATTCAGTGTGAAAATTCCAGTTCAAAAGAGCAACCAAAAACTTGATGTCATCGTAACGGATTCAAAAAATGTTGCGCAAACGACATTCAAAGTATTTGTGAAAAAAGGAAAAGCTCCTGCCGCACCAAAGGTTAGCGCAATCAGCAATACGTCAACCTATGTAACAGGTACAGCACAACCGGAAGCCAAAATTGTTGTCAAAAATGCTGCGAAAAAGATTGTCGCTCAAGGCAAAGCAGACAGCAAAGGAAAATTCAAACTGAAAATAAAGAAACAAAAAGCAGGCATTAAACTTTATGTGACAAGCGAAGACTTAGCAAAACGCGTAAGTAAAGCAACGACACTTGTTGTAAAAGATAAAATTGCACCTGCTGCACCAAAAGTCAATAAAGTAACAACAAAATCAACAGCTGTAAAAGGAAAAGCCGAAGTCGGCTCAATCGTCACACTTAAATACAAAGGCAAAACCATAGGCACAGCCAAAACAAGCAAAAAAGGAAACTTCACCATCAAAATGAAAAAGAAACCTGCCGGCGCAACACTTTATCTCAACGCCAAAGACAAAGCCGGCAACACAAGCAAATCCGTAAAAATTAAGGTGAAAAAAGCATAA
- a CDS encoding DUF488 family protein, whose product MICRDENENFMKIFTIGHSTHSKEDFIKMLDIANIAFVADVRSLPGSRKFPQFKKEEMEKWLKEEEFSYRHFPLLGGRRGISSMVGESLNEGWKNRSFHNYADYTLTEDFSKGMEKLQTKATSMNVAYMCSERHPARCHRLLISNWLVANHWEVYHIIDNSKGEVELVKHQLGKWGAMPIIENDGTVVYPVVK is encoded by the coding sequence ATGATTTGTAGAGACGAAAACGAGAATTTTATGAAGATATTTACAATTGGACATAGCACTCATTCGAAAGAAGATTTTATAAAAATGCTGGACATTGCCAATATAGCGTTTGTGGCAGATGTTCGCTCATTACCCGGTAGCAGGAAATTCCCTCAATTTAAAAAAGAAGAAATGGAAAAATGGCTGAAAGAGGAAGAGTTCAGTTATCGACACTTCCCATTGCTTGGTGGAAGACGGGGTATTTCTTCGATGGTGGGAGAAAGTCTGAACGAGGGATGGAAGAATCGATCTTTCCATAATTATGCGGATTATACACTAACGGAAGACTTTTCAAAGGGAATGGAGAAATTGCAGACCAAAGCTACTTCTATGAATGTTGCTTATATGTGTTCAGAACGGCATCCGGCACGCTGTCACCGTCTATTAATTAGTAATTGGCTTGTGGCAAATCATTGGGAGGTTTATCATATTATCGATAACTCCAAAGGAGAAGTGGAGCTTGTCAAACACCAACTTGGAAAATGGGGGGCGATGCCAATTATTGAAAATGACGGAACCGTTGTTTATCCAGTTGTAAAATAA
- a CDS encoding competence protein ComK has translation MKVVENYMISHTTMALETANHFELNTKIYDVEGIFYTKQTINQLLEQACGLYCTDYRGRIAAVRNAFQYDRKTPLVISPDEMLYAIPTHSPKTYHCKWIFPDHVKDAKKVLRHLHIYFYNGLTLEIDISKKTFDTQVERARNSLVHFANIKKNQLIYEKRGKYMKE, from the coding sequence ATGAAAGTTGTAGAAAATTATATGATTTCTCACACCACGATGGCGCTTGAAACAGCTAATCACTTCGAGCTGAATACCAAAATTTATGATGTGGAAGGCATTTTTTACACAAAACAAACGATCAATCAGTTGCTTGAACAAGCATGTGGATTGTATTGCACGGACTATAGAGGCAGAATCGCTGCCGTTCGTAATGCATTTCAATACGATCGAAAAACTCCATTAGTCATCAGCCCAGATGAAATGCTTTATGCAATCCCTACTCATTCTCCTAAGACCTACCACTGCAAATGGATATTTCCAGATCACGTTAAAGATGCCAAAAAAGTATTACGTCACTTACATATATACTTTTATAACGGGCTAACACTAGAAATAGATATTTCAAAAAAAACTTTCGATACTCAAGTGGAACGCGCACGCAATAGCCTTGTCCACTTTGCTAATATAAAAAAAAACCAACTCATTTATGAAAAAAGAGGAAAATACATGAAAGAGTGA
- a CDS encoding replicative DNA helicase, giving the protein MDKYTFQYENECFVLACLLHDPSLMEECLLQPKHFLDSHNQRIFQLMKQMHADGERISVISFAKLGVSELARFGGLNHISEIMNGVPSLSGFDSYQQYILDFHTIQYANQVANDFLDKTKERHLLKDLYTFLNATTNLESATTQTSATFQELLHERYKYHRDTPMHGLSGVHTGFLCLNERTDGWQNGDLIIVAARPSMGKTAFVLNSFLNGCKKDELFATFFSVEMSKGQVIDRFLAMEANVNLHKLRNPTKTFTREEWSRYTKAIGTLTSLSIDIREEYTVQTIRSATKRNIRENPEKKHVVAIDFLTLLKHPNPSGNSHKDVTDIIQDLKQMAKDLNIPVVVIAQLNRGVEQRQDKRPTMSDIRESGSIEQIADFILFLYREEYYRPKSNKNGVTELLIVKNRNGPTGTVTLNFAKETNIFREIVS; this is encoded by the coding sequence ATGGATAAATATACGTTTCAATATGAGAATGAATGCTTCGTCCTCGCCTGTCTGTTACATGATCCAAGTCTCATGGAAGAATGCTTATTGCAACCGAAACATTTTCTTGATTCACATAATCAACGAATTTTTCAGCTGATGAAACAAATGCATGCTGATGGTGAAAGAATTAGCGTGATATCGTTTGCGAAGCTTGGCGTAAGTGAGTTGGCGCGGTTTGGCGGTTTGAATCATATTTCGGAAATTATGAATGGTGTACCAAGTTTATCCGGTTTCGATTCCTACCAGCAGTATATTCTTGATTTCCATACGATCCAGTATGCGAATCAAGTTGCGAATGATTTTTTAGACAAAACGAAGGAACGCCATTTACTGAAAGATTTGTATACCTTTCTCAATGCAACAACGAATTTAGAGTCAGCAACTACGCAAACATCCGCTACATTTCAAGAGCTTTTGCATGAACGGTATAAATATCATCGAGACACTCCAATGCACGGATTAAGTGGGGTTCATACCGGATTTCTTTGTTTGAATGAACGGACTGATGGATGGCAAAATGGGGATTTGATTATTGTTGCCGCACGACCTTCCATGGGAAAAACCGCCTTTGTTTTGAATAGTTTTCTTAATGGCTGCAAGAAAGACGAGCTGTTTGCTACATTTTTCTCCGTTGAAATGAGTAAAGGCCAAGTGATTGACCGATTTCTTGCAATGGAAGCGAACGTGAATCTCCATAAGCTGAGGAATCCAACCAAAACGTTTACCCGTGAGGAGTGGTCGCGTTATACGAAGGCAATTGGAACACTCACTTCGCTATCGATTGATATTCGCGAAGAATACACCGTTCAGACGATTCGGTCAGCCACAAAGCGTAACATAAGGGAAAACCCTGAGAAAAAGCATGTCGTGGCCATTGATTTTCTTACATTGTTGAAGCATCCGAATCCATCAGGAAATTCACATAAAGACGTGACCGACATCATTCAGGATTTAAAGCAAATGGCGAAGGATTTAAATATTCCAGTCGTTGTGATTGCACAACTAAATCGCGGTGTTGAGCAACGTCAGGACAAACGCCCAACGATGAGTGATATTCGTGAATCGGGAAGTATCGAGCAAATCGCCGATTTTATTCTCTTCCTCTACCGTGAGGAATATTACCGTCCAAAATCAAACAAGAATGGCGTGACCGAACTTCTCATCGTAAAAAATCGAAACGGACCAACAGGAACCGTTACGTTAAACTTTGCAAAAGAAACAAATATCTTTCGCGAAATCGTAAGCTAA
- a CDS encoding sigma-70 family RNA polymerase sigma factor, whose product MIIEQYEPTIYHIMNSLSIYKDRDEYYQIGLIALWEAWKKFDSEKGSSFLSFAYTNIKGRILIELAKARKRDERNSYPKEEFWELQIDDPEDPLEFATLLTYCDGLTATQKKWVILTFYYGLTMNEIAIKENVSYSAVKKWRNKAMKELKRKIK is encoded by the coding sequence ATGATTATTGAACAATATGAACCTACGATTTATCACATTATGAATTCATTGAGTATTTATAAGGATCGCGATGAGTATTATCAAATTGGACTTATCGCCTTGTGGGAGGCATGGAAGAAATTCGATTCTGAGAAAGGTTCTTCTTTCCTCAGTTTTGCTTACACGAATATTAAGGGGCGCATTCTCATCGAATTAGCAAAGGCGAGGAAACGAGACGAACGGAATTCCTACCCGAAAGAGGAGTTTTGGGAATTACAAATCGATGATCCCGAAGATCCACTTGAGTTCGCCACCTTGCTTACTTACTGTGACGGACTCACAGCAACACAAAAGAAATGGGTCATCCTGACCTTCTACTACGGACTCACCATGAACGAAATCGCCATCAAAGAAAACGTCTCCTACTCCGCCGTCAAAAAATGGCGGAACAAAGCAATGAAAGAACTAAAAAGGAAGATAAAGTAA
- the galE gene encoding UDP-glucose 4-epimerase GalE, protein MNILVTGGAGYIGSHTCVALLEAGHSVIIADNLSNSKRETVEKISSIANKEVTFCEIDVTDAEAVDIIFKNYSIDGVIHFAGLKAVGESAEKPLVYYYNNIVSTLVLAKACQKYGVHKFIFSSSATVYGDNKAPFVETMDLLSTTNPYGETKAMSERILIDATKANPTFSVSILRYFNPVGAHESGLIGEAPNGIPNNLMPYVTQVAKGKLEKLRVFGNDYPTVDGTGVRDYIHVADLAEGHVAALNNLKDGVHIYNLGTGRGTSVLELVKAFEKANDIEVPFEIVERRPGDIATCYADASKAKRELGWTAKHDIVDMCRDAWRFEKNYNE, encoded by the coding sequence ATGAACATACTAGTAACCGGCGGAGCAGGATATATAGGTTCACATACTTGTGTTGCTTTATTGGAAGCAGGACATTCAGTAATCATTGCCGATAATCTTAGCAATAGTAAGCGTGAAACGGTTGAGAAAATAAGTAGTATTGCAAATAAAGAAGTTACCTTTTGTGAAATTGATGTAACAGATGCAGAGGCAGTTGATATCATTTTTAAAAATTACAGTATCGATGGTGTGATTCATTTTGCTGGTCTTAAAGCAGTAGGGGAATCTGCAGAAAAGCCATTGGTTTATTATTATAACAATATTGTGAGTACACTTGTCCTTGCAAAAGCGTGTCAGAAATATGGTGTGCATAAATTTATTTTTAGTTCCTCTGCAACGGTATATGGGGATAACAAAGCCCCATTTGTAGAAACGATGGACTTGCTTTCGACAACGAATCCTTATGGCGAGACAAAAGCTATGAGTGAAAGAATTCTAATTGATGCGACAAAGGCAAATCCCACATTCTCTGTATCCATTCTTCGATATTTCAATCCGGTAGGAGCTCATGAGAGTGGATTAATTGGTGAAGCGCCAAATGGAATCCCTAATAACCTTATGCCCTACGTAACACAAGTTGCTAAGGGAAAATTAGAGAAACTTAGGGTATTTGGAAATGATTATCCAACGGTAGATGGTACTGGGGTCCGTGATTATATCCATGTGGCAGATCTAGCTGAAGGCCATGTAGCCGCACTTAATAATCTTAAAGACGGTGTTCATATCTATAACTTAGGGACTGGCCGAGGCACTAGTGTACTAGAGTTAGTCAAAGCTTTTGAAAAAGCCAATGATATCGAAGTACCTTTTGAAATTGTAGAACGCAGACCTGGAGACATAGCCACTTGCTACGCCGATGCCTCAAAAGCAAAGCGAGAACTAGGTTGGACAGCCAAACATGATATTGTTGATATGTGCAGAGATGCTTGGCGGTTTGAGAAAAATTATAATGAATAA
- a CDS encoding TetR/AcrR family transcriptional regulator, translated as MGQRGRKKGASGEESRALLLTIAAEEFANKGFYETKVSSIVKQANVTQPTFYLYFQSKEAIFQELIDSFRDQLFSLTKVSKLEPGIVSENVPAQITDHLASIFTFFKNNPDLTRIGFFLAVESEDIKRQLASQIKMNLDSEVQNGYFLSNLDTSLFAEMLVGAIERLTLNQLFQGKETPENLAAKMVRLFLYGVSRK; from the coding sequence ATGGGACAACGTGGACGAAAAAAAGGGGCAAGCGGGGAAGAAAGTCGCGCACTATTACTGACCATTGCTGCAGAAGAGTTTGCGAATAAAGGTTTTTACGAAACAAAGGTGAGCAGCATCGTCAAACAGGCCAATGTCACCCAGCCAACCTTTTATCTATACTTTCAAAGCAAGGAAGCCATTTTTCAAGAGTTAATCGATTCTTTCCGTGATCAATTATTTTCTCTTACAAAGGTTAGCAAACTCGAACCCGGCATCGTGAGCGAAAATGTACCGGCGCAAATTACCGATCACTTAGCATCCATCTTTACATTCTTTAAAAATAACCCGGATTTAACAAGAATCGGCTTCTTCCTCGCAGTGGAATCCGAAGATATTAAACGCCAATTGGCTTCGCAAATTAAGATGAATCTTGACTCAGAAGTGCAAAATGGCTACTTCCTTTCAAATTTGGATACAAGCCTATTTGCAGAAATGCTTGTAGGGGCGATTGAACGTCTTACCCTGAACCAATTATTCCAAGGCAAAGAAACCCCGGAAAACCTTGCTGCGAAAATGGTTCGATTATTTTTGTATGGAGTTAGCCGAAAGTAA